Sequence from the Esox lucius isolate fEsoLuc1 chromosome 6, fEsoLuc1.pri, whole genome shotgun sequence genome:
AGATTTAACAAGAATACTTCTCCAgttgtacatacatacatacgttGTATTCTTAAAACAATAGGGAAATATGTGATTGCCCCTGCTTTATGTCCAGTCAGTGGATTATTCAAAGCTGTAGAACAGATAACCATTTACAGTGTCCTTTTACCATATCACATTGTGTAAAGGCAAGATCCTACATTGAtttcatactgtacattacattgACATACCTAGACGGGAACTGTAAATCACAAaataccaaaacattttatacaatgTATAGAATTTGATTAATgcagaaaatgtataacaaaagCATATAAATCCCAACAGAACCGTATTGTGAATGTGAGGAGTAACAAGTCAGAATTGTGTATAATTCAGCTACCACAGAGCCAAATAGGAAACACAAATCATTTAGCCTTTGCGCTGGCATTATAAATGGATTATGCGTTAAGTCACACAACTTTCAGTTTGGACAGGAACAATCGCCAGATGGTAAGAAATCGGGCGATAGTGTTTAAGCACTGAGTGATTTGGAATTTTTTTGCACATTTTTGTAACAGCGTCTATCTTTAAGTAAACActtgtaaattgtatttttttgcgACATtggaaatgaaaacaatattcGTTCAGCATAGTTAGTCAGTACATTTCCTTCCAGATATCTTCAAAAACATCAGTATGCTTTGAAGTGTCCTAAACTTCGAAATTAAAGTGACATGTTTAAAAGGGAAATAATGACTGACAAGCCCAAAAGCCAAATCAACATTTGGTAAAATCCATGATATTTAATTCAAGTTTAAATAGATTGAAACATAATCCAAACCTCATCAGAAATGAAATACTTTAATCATGATCTGTAATGTAACATCAAAAATACTAATTATACTATACAGGTTAAAAGAACCAATGGACTGGTAATGATAGATCCTGTGGACTGCACAGGTTATGATGAAGACTGGGACAATAACCTCCATCCCAGTTTTGGGGGCGCATTTATATCCCCATAAATGCTTCGCAATTGAAAACACCGCTCCATACAGTTTTTCCCATTCAATGTGCTGTATGTCTTGGTTTCTTAAAATTAGTTCATTAGTCTCGTGCTCAAGTGTCTTCTGTTTGTGTAACCTTGACAACAAGCCACGCCACTTGCCCCATGCCCCTCTTCTGTCAGTGCCGTTTTACTCTTGCAGGTATTTCAGGTGTCAAAGGAATGCTAAATACAGAATTAGAGGCATCTTTAGTCCATGCGTGTACAATACCCTGTTTGATGAGATACGTACACCCTCTCTCAGGAAGCGTACAGTGAAAAGgtttgagtgtgtgagagatgtGAGATAAACCAGTGGACAGGCTGGTTTTTTGTCAGCTATGCTTGAGGATGAGTCATGCCGAAGAAGTTgctggaagaaaaacaaaaccgcAACAGAATTACATTTAAGTGCATAGGCGACTATGAAGGTGGAAACCCATTCAACAAATGGTCTATATTTAATAAGTCCTGTGTAGATGGCCTAAGGCCGTGACAAATTCTCAACGGTGAGATCTCGCCTGCTGCCATGTGTTCTGCCGGTCTAGCCGCTGTACCTGAGTATGTGTGGAAGCTCGGGACTCCTGTAGATGAACTTGTGCTTGTAGGCTAGTGAGAAGGGAAAGGGGATGAACTGGACCTTGTGTCCAACCAGGCTCTTGGACTGGGAAGCCATGTCGTACAGCTGGGTGTGGGAGGAAGGAAACAGGGCCAACACAGTGGAGTTATAAAAACAAGATAACTCCATTGAAAATCTCAGCTGGGAAATTAGAACTGGCTCTGAGACTCGCATTATCCAAACAACTACTTTATGCTCATATGACTACATATGACCATGCTCATATGCAATACAGAAAATGTTCAGCTTAAAGCCCGAATTAAAGCCATGAAATAAATCAGTTTCAGCTCATTCAAGGGAGataaattaaaacagtaatgAGCAAGCGTTGCCAAGACTACAGCTGATTATTAAAAATGGCTAAGAATATTAAAGACCTGTATTATATCAACCGTGAAATTACGTTCTGATACTTCCTGTATCCAACAGAAAAGGACCAGACAAAGGTTTCATGCAAGGCTGAGATGAGAATACTGTTTAAACAAAAAGGTGAGTCTGAAATAGGGCTGTCAACGAATATTCTAAATTCGAATATATATTCgaatagtttttaaaaaacgaatttcgaaggtgaatattaatattcaaataaaaaattttaaagtggaaaataacatttgcggtagcagaggttgtctggctgtctgctttgCGAGTGGGCGCGCTAGTGCGCATGACGGTACAGATCCATATGTCCGACACAACTGAAGCGTGGTGTCGCGACGTCATACAGCCATGGTTGATGCTCCACGCCCCTGAccagcagctgattggatgaacgCGTGATGTGGGTCTGGCTACTCGAGAATGTCAACAGTGTCATGGCGGCTCGTTGAGAATACGATCTTGTCTTTTGCAAAAATTGTTCActgaaacatgtttctgaaaaattttaagcgagaaataggccatgcagttgctgaatctgtcttcatttcagctcaacaaaggttagtttgaaagatattcgtctacttctactggatactctacaactgtcaaacttcaattaatgttaatatttgtttcaatcactgaatgaagcctgctatatttgggacaataATCGCAACCTTatattgcttgcacaaaactcttgatcagcattcaaaatgtgtttattgttgttcattttaaaccgttattgcgcagagagcgtgagggcgagagagagaaagtgcttgAGCGATCGAGCAAGAGGTCTGTGgtcttggtcatcatttgatttacttgtttttgtgtaggtaatacgttgtcaaatatgtttaaacttaactACTAGGTAGTCtatgtctctttgtattaatttgtcctgttattgaCGTAAACcgcgtcattgacaaaatgcgcaTGCGCAACCAGATGTTCAAATAGTTCGAAtatgatgtgtttttttagagGGAATATTCGAACCtcatttttgaggaattttgacagccctagtcTGAAACTAAAATGGATACCTTCTTTCCTAGTTGAAAGGGCACAACAGAGTCATCCTCTGCATGAAGAATGAGCAATGGACAGGATATGTGTTCCACACTAGAAAGAAGAAACAAGCTCAACATCAAGTGCCTGAAGACCTTGAAGAATCTGTTTGAACATGCATGGCCGGTAGTATGTCATTGGTACTAAGGCCCTTACAATATACTAGAACCCCTGGCCAACAAACACAAATGAGCTTGCAGGCGCCCGAAACACATCACTGAGTTGCTACAGCGCCACACAAGGCAACCCTGTCCAACACTGATCTTACCAACCCTGGACAGTGTGAAGACAATCACACTACCCTCTGCAAGAACTCAGCCATACAGTGAGGCAGTGACACCCCGCCCCCACCCCACAGAgcctaaaaaacaaaacaactctTGCCAGAGATTAATGTCCTCTGTGGAAACCACCTGTAAAAAAAGTGCCTGACCTTTCCCTGACTTAGTCCACTCAGCACATACCAATCAGAGGACAGAGGCGTGGACAGGTCTTTTAGCTGACACATTAAGacaatgttttggatcattaaaatgcaaacacaATCCCAAAGTTCAACTTACTTTTCGTCACTGGCAAATCGAATGTCATTTGCTGATATGGTATCTAAAAAGAACCATTCAAAGCCCGGAAGGTATCGGTAGACCTAGAAAAAGCAACGATAAAGTTGTCAATATAACTGAATGGTTTAAGAATTAGTATGTAGTCAAGGAATTAAGACAAAATGCTTGCCATAGAGAAGGGATGGCTCTTGGCCTCCTCACGGATGTTGGTGAACGGAGACTCCAAAATTAAAGAATCTGGGGGTATCcctataaaacagaaaaatgcaACTTAAATCAAAACTACCtccatgaagaaaaaaaaaaaaatgttctgaAATCTATTATTGTCTTGAAATAATGTCATCCATTCAGACTGGCACCGCTTAACTGGGTAGCCACTTTTGGTGACACAGTAACCCAGACAGAAGATTGTGAAGTGTCATCTCTGAACACCTGTGCCTACAGTCTGTGGTGTCAGGCTCCTGGTAGCACACAACACGAGTTCATGTTCCCACCACCTTCTAGGATCTAACTAGCCATCGAATGTTGTTGGATTAATGAACACCAAATCAACATCAATTAGAACCCAGAAGAGCTCCATTGTTGAGGAACGATCTGCCAATTAATGAGAGAGACGCAAACTCAGCCTCTGCCTTCAAGGGTTTATTGAAGACTCATCCCTTCATTAAGGTCTATGTTTTAGTATAATCTGGGGTTTGCGTGTTCCGCTAGGAGAACTGTCTTCCAGCCCAAACCTGGGAGAGGACGCCTCTTAGCTACCCACCCCATATAAACAGCAAGCTTTTTTCAGTCTCACATGGCTGCGTACCAAATCAGAAACATGAGGCCTAGTATCCCTTATAAATGGTGAGTTGTGGATGATGTATTCAACCACCCAGTCATCCTTCTGAAATATGCTGAAGGACTGAATGTGAAGTCAGCCACATGGATGATCTCAAAATGGCACCAAACTTCAGTTGGTAGAAGTCAGCTCAGAATAGATCAACCACATTGTACTGACTTTGCATAACAACATACATGACAGTGAGAAGGaattcaaacacacagaaaaacatttacccTGCAAGCAACAAGGTGTAAACGCATGTTAAGTCTTGAGTTGCTAACAAATCTACATCAACGCATTACTGAGTAACCACTTCCTGATTGTCAAGCATGTCGGCGGCTGCATCATCGAGACCAGGGAGACTTCAGATTAAAAGCcatgcagaaaaacacatgcaaTCCGAAAGGAAAACCTTATTTCTACTTAATTTCAGACAGTGGGATAGGAATTCATTTTAGCAGGACGTTAACCAAGATCACAGTGAATGTTTGCACGTCCAAAGTACAGATATCACACTTTATAATgcaaagacatttaaaaatgtgtaaacGGTGTGAATTCTTACACAatccactgtatacacaatATTTTGTTTAGAACATTTTGTTGGGTCATACAACCAGCATCAGTACCTACTAGCTACACCTGATAGGTGTGAAGTCTTTTATGCTTACCTCGATCACACAGATGCCGGGCTAGATTAGAGGCCACTCTGGAAAAAGAGAATAAATGATGTTAAACAGAGGTGTTTGTTTCATAATAACAATATACTTCTGTTCAACTGTTAACTTATTACACAAAACCTGTGAGAGGTTGTGCTGAATGAGACACTGGGGGTCTGGTGCTAGTGTTTTTACCCTGTCCCCAGCGAGTGGCCCCAGACACTGGGGGTCTGGTGCTAGTGTTTTTACCCTGTCCCCAGCGAGTGGCCCCAGACACTGGGGGTCTGGTGCTAGTGTTTTTACCCTGTCCCCAGCGAGTGGCCCCAGACACTGGGGGTCTGGTGCTAGTGTTTTTACCCTGTCCCCAGCGAGTGGCCCCAGACACTGGGGGTCTGGTGCTAGTGTTTTTACCCTGTCCCCAGCGAGTGGCCCCAGACACTGGGGGTCTGGTGCTAGTGTTTTTACCCTGTCCCCAGCGAGTGGCCCCAGACACTGGGGGTCTGGTGCTAGTGTTTTTACCCTGTCCCCAGCGAGTGGCCCCAGACACTGGGGGTCTGGTGCTAGTGTTTTTACCCTGTCCCCAGCGAGTGGCCCCAGAGATGGAGGGGCTTGCTGCCCGCCTTGAGCTTCAGCCATTGGTAGAGGAACAACGCGTCGGACGTCATGCCTCTTTCAGAGGGGCTCCCGTCTGAATCGCCCCAACCTGGAACAACCAGTATGAAAGATAAAGCCCTGAAATGCTGATCTACAAGTCAGACTGTATTTTTAAAGGGGTATTGTAACCGTTCTTTACCTCAGAAACTTACAAAAATGTCCACTTACCTCTATAATCAAATGTGACTACATGGTAGCCTAATCCACTAAGGACCTGGAGAGGAGAAAAAGTCAAAGCCGGTCAATTCACAAACATCACATTGTATTCCATTTGTTGGtcagtatttaatacactgaaGACAGATTTAGTATGGGTGGAACAAAAGCAAATCAACCGCATGTGTGTCTGCAATGGAACCATCTCACCTTGTACAGTTGAACTCTATGGTCGCCACCCCTGAAAAGGACAGGATGAGCAAGTTTATCAACCAGGTAATAGGTTAAGCATTCCAGACCCTTCTGTACATTTTGATGTACAAGTCTCACTCATGTGAGTCTCATTCAAGAACCAGTAGCTGAAGGTTACAATGAACATGGTTTCTTCTTAAATCACTTGATGTAATTGTTGATCTAGACAGGCAACCCTCCCACTCCAGGGTTGAGCCAGCTCGAGTGCAGCCTCATCTGGTTATATTGCTATCCCACCACAGCGATTTGATAGTACTTGGTGAAATAATGTTTATCTACGTAAAAACTCATATTCAGTCTcagtgaaaacacaaaattggGGAACCCCAATTGATTGTGGCccattaaatatattataatgtcaGTCGCAGGTTTTAAAGTTTTCTAACATCTCATTGGCTTATGCAGTAAGCCCACGAGATGTCTATGCAGATGACAGAACATGTGTATGTTTTCACATGGATAATTGTtattgccggaccgtgtaagcagGATGGACGGACGGACCGACTGACTGATAATTAAaaattgctggctacaaccttgcgtagctgcgttatagtaagcctaaaataaaatagtcaAAATAtgttgcaactatttctggtggattttcaaagtatgcatccttgcatgatttttggggtaatataggctagataccccttgggcagtaaaagagtaggggtttccacactctcacttgacgaaaaagttggttatcgtcacctatattgatggttattgtaaAAATGCCATTAACAAATGACATTTATGcaccatgaaatagctttggctgtgtgaagttcaagtagtaagttaaatactattaagcctattactggcagTTAATATGGCCAGTGGGGAAAGCCATACATtccatagatgctatttgtggtggatgtaaacttataagaaacgttagtcagtttaacacaatgcttagtggtgtctagcgaaatattcaaacttggcgtgatgttaatgcatgacaaaatgatctaatgtcgagatgctatactgacactgggcaaatgtatatcaccgtggtgtagtggttaaagacacagcctctcacgtgGGAGACGCGGGGTCAAATCCAGTGGAAGTAATAACTTTTATCGCTTTTAAAAACATGCACCGCTTTGGGTCCCAAGGACCAGGATTGGAAGCACCGCTTCAGTGGGAGGAGAGCAGTACAACCAGATGACACTGCAGCTGCTGCAGCTGGACCCGGCTCTCCCTGAGCTCACCTTGTGCCTGCGTTGCCGTGCAGATACATAATGACTGGATTGGGGGATTTGAAGGTGCTGTCATACCACTCTCTGTCCTTCCCCTGAGCCTCCTTCCACATCTGAGATGGGACTGTGTGCCTAAAGGAAACAGCAGAATGATATAAACTAGGAGAAAGGCGTAAGCAGGAAATAAAATAAGTGTTTCACCACATTGATAGACAAGTCAAGCTGGTTTGATATAGGCcagtatatgtacagtacctGGGTGTAACATGGGATTGAGTTGTTCTGTTAGATCTATCACATGGGTGTAAGACAAGGGGGTGTCAAATTCAGCCTTTACCAGGCACAGCCATGCACCGAAAATGGATTCCATTTCCTCCCtttcaacatttacaaaaagCTATTGCTTAGGACATTTTTATGCTCCCtaattgttaaaatgttgttttaatgacTTGTTATTCAATAAATTCAAATAACTACAAATGTGTAAAGTACAAATAATAACATATGCAAGTcaatctggataagagcatcatCTAAGTGGGGCAAAGTGAGTTAATTATTAGTCATCGTTTGATTCATTATAATGTCAATTTATAAAATATCCAACAAAACTCCAACCACCTGTGGGATTGACAGAGTAGGCTATAGTTCAAAGTGAATAACCCTAAACAGAGAGTGGTCGATTTCAGTATCATCACATCTGCCATTTCTTTTTATCAACTACATCCTGCTAAACACCTCTGTGTTTAATGTCCTTCCCACGGTCAACGTCCCCATTTAGCCTCGACAGGCCCTTAGACCGCCTGCTGGCAAACCTCCACAGGGACCCAAGTGTTCTCCACCATCGGGTCCAGTATCGCGTTCTCATTgtcacgtacacacacacaaacccacagacAAGATCAGGCTGCATGTTCTTCTCAGAAAGCATTAAGACGTGCGTTGGTGCTTTCTGAGCTCAGAGGATTATCACAGCCCAGTAAAAGGGACAGCCAGACGCCTATTACGGAgaacggagagagggagacgagaaacaatagagaaagagacacgGGGGACACACACGAGGGGGT
This genomic interval carries:
- the abhd12 gene encoding lysophosphatidylserine lipase ABHD12 is translated as MRKRNNSLTVDRHDSSTTNTLLDTSTELNYCHKRGEGVPEPDDPFGSKSDKTMRKPLRRYGLMGRLKRIFLWLLVIYISVPFIVKLCPSIQAKLVFLNFVRLPYFIDLKRPQDQGLNHTINFYLQPEPGINIGVWHTVPSQMWKEAQGKDREWYDSTFKSPNPVIMYLHGNAGTRGGDHRVQLYKVLSGLGYHVVTFDYRGWGDSDGSPSERGMTSDALFLYQWLKLKAGSKPLHLWGHSLGTGVASNLARHLCDRGIPPDSLILESPFTNIREEAKSHPFSMVYRYLPGFEWFFLDTISANDIRFASDENVEHISCPLLILHAEDDSVVPFQLGKKLYDMASQSKSLVGHKVQFIPFPFSLAYKHKFIYRSPELPHILSNFFGMTHPQA